One part of the Hydra vulgaris chromosome 01, alternate assembly HydraT2T_AEP genome encodes these proteins:
- the LOC136074610 gene encoding uncharacterized protein LOC136074610: protein MYCVKCRKKTNTLNLQNVVSKNNRNMQRGNCAICGRLKTQFVSSKTGGDLVSSINSATRKIKLPWSKFPGEMHLPGMNFSGPGTNLDERLTSTDAYKEWSKPIDRVDNAAYHHDLAYKYLNDTANRNLADKMMIEELDSIKNPTIRERIERGIIKPIISSKANENIIWLNLNGNARSEKVHPKFLINDRVRITKKKSTFEKGYTPRWTEEVFAISKIQYTDPPTYKITDYNGEEIHGTFYEPELQKTNQEIFRIEKVIRKLKNKSFVKWYGYPDSFNSWVDNKKIEKIII, encoded by the exons atgtactgtgttaaatgtagaaaaaaaacaaatacactaAACTTGCAAAATGTTGTgagtaaaaacaatagaaatatgcaACGTGGAAATTGCGCTATTTGTGGAAGATTAAAAACTCAATTTGTATCATCAAAAACAGGAGGAGATTTAGTAAGTTCGATTAATTCAGCAACACGTAAAATAAAACTACCATGGTCGAAGTTTCCAGGTGAAATGCATTTACCGGGAATGAACTTTTCAGGTCCTggtactaatttagatgaaCGATTAACTTCTACTGACGCATATAAAGAATGGAGTAAACCTATAGATAGAGTTGATAATGCAGCTTACCATCACGATCTTGcttataaatacttaaatgaCACAGCAAatagaaatttagctgataaaatgatGATTGAAGAATTGGATTCTATAAAAAATCCAACAATACGTGAAAGAATTGAACGAGGTATTATAAAACCTATTATATCATCTAAAGCAAA CGAAAATATTATTTGGCTCAATCTAAATGGAAATGCACGATCAGAGAAAGTACATCCcaagtttttgataaatgatAGAGTCAGGATAACTAAAAAGAAGTCAACATTTGAAAAAGGATacacaccaagatggactgaagaagtTTTTGCTATATCAAAGATTCAGTACACAGATCCtccaacttataaaataacCGACTATAATGGTGAAGAAATACATGGTACTTTTTATGAGCcagaacttcaaaaaacaaatcagGAAATATTTAGAATCGAAAAAGTGATTCGTAAACtcaaaaacaaatcatttgtaaagtggTATGGATATCCTGATTCGTTTAACTCTTgggttgataataaaaaaattgagaaaattataatatag